The genomic segment GGACGAATAAATTTACCTATTCACTTTCATATCTTGGTCATTCACAGCTGGCTCTTTGAAAGGACAAAAGAGCAGAGGGCAGAAGGAAGAATTGCACAGAAGAGATTGCAAGATCAGAATTGTAAAGGGAGTCAGACGGTTGAGACAATGAGTCACAGAGGCAGAATagaaaacagagggaagcagGGAGTGGTGTGATGAGTATACGGATGTGAGTGTTCTCGTGTATTTATAATACATACGTGTGTACTTGTTTGGTGGTTAACAGTTTGTTAACCACCAAAAGTGCAGCACCACATGCAGCATATTTGAAGTCACTGTTAACCCACAGATTTTACTTCTTTACTTCTATACTTACCAGTATACTTTTACATACTTCACTTGCCTTGTGCACCAGTGCAATCATATCTGAACTATGTCGGAGAGTTAAAAGATGAATCAGTCTGTGAAACGTTCTATGAATGAGTTTTATGTAACCAGCTGTTCCTGGGTGTAGTAATGAGGACTAGTAGGCGAGACTGCTCAGTAGGCTGCAAGTCAGAGGGTCTTGtctactgtgtttgtttgtgcagtgAGAGAAAGCGAATAGGATTATATTGATCTGAGCAGAGCACAGTGTGGCCGTCCAGACAGTCCCAGGTGGTAACAGCTATGCTCCATTAACCTCTATGTTTTACCGTCAGCTCCGATTTGCTATGATCAGCTCACCACCCTTTGAACAGGCACAGTGATCTGTCTGGAAACAGTTAGCAGTTGTTAATAATATGCTGCGAATAGTTTGCAACTTTTCAGTAGTTACAGAGGCACAGTAGAGGAGAAAACTGGCAAAGAGAGGCTATGTGCTGCATCATTGCATCTGGCGTATTACAGattgaaaacatttctgtcattAACAACAGATGTTCTTACTTTACGTGCCGACCTGCATATAGTATGTGTATTCCTGtatggtttttttgtgtttgactctgtttgtgtgtgtgtgtgtgtgtgtgtgtgtgtgtgtgtgtgtgtgtgtgtgtgtgtgtgtgtgtgtgtgtgtgtgtgtgtgtgtgtgtgtgtgtgtgtgtgtgtgtgtgtgttggggcaGGCACAGGGGCCTAAAAATATGACTCATCCACCCTCCTCTGCAAATTAACAATCGCACGGTGACAACATGAAGCTGCAGAGCCACAGCTTAATCCATCACATGGCTGCAGTAGCTGCATTTGTCCACTTTTGTGTGCTGAGATGTGCATCTCATTAGTAGAAAGGATTCTTGTGGATATCAATGGAATAAGTGAAGAAgcaacattcttttttttcttttgagggAAGCAATTTGTGGATGGAAGCCTGTCgatgcaggcagacagagaggatgaaGGAGTACTGGTAATGGTGGTGGGGGTCATTTTGGACAGTGAGTCTCTGTGGACAGAGTGACTTGGTTGGCACCTCTATCTGTCATATACCCTGACAATGTGCAGTCTGAACTGCTTGTCACTGCCACGCACAGTGCCATTATGTGGACAGGCTGACATGTCCTCATACAGTAGGTCTTTGTTAGTgtaggagaggagagaaagggtgGGGGTCCAGACAGATAGAtatacacagagagaaggagtgagGATGGCGTTTGAGAGCTCAGAGTTGGCAACAGAGAGCGACAGAGAAAGTTAGATCAGATTCAagagcagagacagaatgacagGATGAATCACTTCATtgaaatttttgtaaatgataATATTAAGCATCAGAATGAATGCTTTGGATTGATATTTGAACGTGTAAAAATCCTTTTGTCTTAATCAGAATTTACTTTGTCATGTTCCTCTTTTCCACCTTCCTTTCCagatttttctcctctcctttcttcattttgtgCTTCCTCCTTTGCAGAGGACGAGCGGGGTGTCAGGATGAAGGAGGAGAATTTGTTCCATCGGAGGTTTTCCCTGTGCCCCAATGCCACCTCCCCACCCAAAATTGACCCCCGCACCCTCACCCGGAATCTGTCTTATGGAGGAGACAACGACCTCTACAACCTCAGCCCAGGTAAAAGACCAAAGAGGTCGAAGCTGACACATGGAATGTGAATATCACAAAATCTGATATTTCAGTGATGTGTGCTGGATGATTCCAGTGTCTGTAAAATGACATGTGGTACTGTACTGAGCATATTCCATACAAATCAACTAACCTCAGCTGCTGCTTATTAGCTGCTTTTGGGGCTGCCATGCTTTGATTGTCTGTCAGCAGGTTTACTCAGTGAGTTCATttgtatgtgactgtgtgttgtgGGTTCCCATCAggcagtgagacagacaggaacGGTCTCTCCATGCTGAGTAATGAACTTAGTCCTGCCCAATCACCAGGCAGCAAGGTAAGAACACAATTTCTGATTGGGCAGCTCCATATAAGTTCTCTGTAACTGACTCCTTGGGTTAGCGCACAGCCCTTTCCTTTTGTATTCTGTGATGATTTCTTTTCTCCGGATTGACCACAGTATTAAcaacctgaaacacacaagAATTTTAAGTAGACAAACCTACGATTGTTGAGGcaattgttgtttttagtaGCAGTTGTGTAATATCAGGGATTTACGAATGGGTCATAACATATATAAGATTGTGAAATGGAAACCAGACGTATTACTTTCTTGATAAAATAGCACTTACAAACCGGGAATAATTACAATGCCACTCTGTAAGAGCGTATACCACCGGCAAGGTaaaatattgacgaaaatgcCCTAAgtcctggatctgcccctttaattGGATTTACACCAAAATTGAATGCGttcctccctggcccatgccccatccctccaccaagtttggtgcaaatcatCCTGCTAACAAATTAAtcatgctgaaaaataaacagtcaaaCCAACAAGCcgacacgggtgaaaacaacCTCATTGGCAGAGGTAACTAACATTTTAAGTCATATCGGTGTACCAATAAGTTAGTGAAGTCATATAAAAGCTGTGAGATTTTATATGTCAGGGTCATGGTGGGAACTGTGTCTTTATTAACTTAAAGGCAGCTCAGACTTTTATGGTCCTGGTGCCGCCTTTTTTGCTTATGCTTTATTAGTCCTAATAATATTTCTCCCTTCTTTAGTAATACTAATTAGGAGTGGTCGGTAAATGTTTCCAGTGGCAACTAGGTGATCTCATCTTGTCTTGTCTCCTCTTGTCGCTTTGCCTCGCCTCATCTCGCAATATTGCCTATTTATATGTGCAATAATTTACAGGCACAGCTGCGTCTGTGGCCATTTGCCTTCTCTTCCATCCCAAAAGCCCTGATTGGACAATAGGAGACTGAGCACAGCTTTGCCCTTGCATGTTGTCATTTACACTGGGTTTTAGTTGTTTACTACGCTTAAAGAATGTCTTCTTTTAACACAAATAGATAAACCTAAGCGCCTGTGTGGGCTCACCAAATAATATTGAATCATATTGGTTTAGTGCATACAGAACAAGTGATTATGTAATTACACACCACACTGAAATCACAGGATTACTTAGCTCTTACTGATCAGTGGAGACCATCAAGAAGTCAGTGCCCTTTGCTGTCTAACCAAGGAAGTCAGTGGGTTTGTGGTAACGACACCAGAACAAGCTGCCTGCTAAGCTGCCTTGCTGATGAAAAGGACCACCCACTTGCTTTACACACACTTATGGCATAACGGATACGTCCTACGTGGcaaaggaaacatttaaataatgtgCTGTTCATAATGCAAGCGCGTCAATTTAGGTAACTCTTGTTGCAGTACATCATTAATTAATGATCATTAATCTAGCATTGATAAGAGACAGGACTATTTTCCTGTACTTTTGATATTTGAACAAATTTATACTTTTACAATCCAATACTTTCCAATCGTTCATTCTCTTAAACTAAAATCTCTAAAGCAGttgtaatattttacagtttgtctttattttaaatcgAATTTTaggtctttcttctccttcctcttcaaaCTCTCTggctgtctcctctcctctctccttcagtcTGAGTCCAGGATGTTTAATGGTCTTGAAAAGGACTGCCCCTCCCCCACAGAGAAGCTGGCTCGGAAGGAGTCTCTCAAGGTACAGGTCCCTTACTTACTTGAGGCAACTGTGAGAACTGTTGAGCATTACTATGCAGTTGGATTCATCATAAAGTGTGTATAATTTAGCTCTTTAGTATCTCTTTCAGTCTGCGCTCAGTGGGTCAAATGTCCACGAGCCATTTGGGAATCTTTTGAAAAGTCTTTGAattatattttgaatgtttaCCTCTTTGTAAAGTGTTTTAGGTGATGAATAATTAAATGATGTTAATGCAAACCAGAAGCAACAGGCTGCATGCATGAATCCTAGTGTTTGTTTGACTCTGCTTCCACCTAGTGCTGGCACTTTCAGACCAGTCCTCTGACCAGTAAGACTGATGACTCattcgtgtgtgttttttttttttcttcttttcttttctttttcacaggtCCAAAAGCAGAATTACAGACAAGAGAAGAAACGGGCAGCTAAAGAACTGTTCAGTGCACTAAAGGACCCCAGTGTTGTCATCATGTCCAACTGGCTTAAGGTGCAGGCATGTTTTCTGAACAGTATTACACAGAGTTGTTACACTGACAACAAActatttagacttttttttttaatcatctgtcATTTACACCTTTAAGTATTAATCATCTTAGCtgtaattttcacatcatttgtCACAAATTTTGGTGCAGCACTGGAACAATTCTGCAGTTTATATCTCATAATGTTTATAgtcattttacaaaacacaaagttagcctttttttttgcactttgcgTGTTAatcctgttgtgttttgtaaGATGCGATTGTGAAATAACAATATCATATTCCTTGGGTGGCCTATATATTCTTACAATAAAATTATCTCCCATCTCATCACTCGTCGTTCTTAAGATCCGCGGCTCTTTAAAGAGTTGGACCAAGCTGTGGTGTGCCCTGAAGCCTGGAGTTCTTTTGATATATAAGACCCCCAAAACAGACCAATGGGTGGGCACCATCCTCCTCAGTGCATGCAAGCTGATCGAGAGACCCTCAAAGAAGGACGGTTTCTGCTTCAAGCTCTACCACCCGCTGGACAAATCCATCTGGGCTGTCAAGGTCAGACTTGTTTGTAGACTCAATGGCATTTTTATGACCCCAGTAACAGATGATGAAGAAGACTTCAGTGGTCATGCTGAGACACACTGagatataaataaacatattcagTCAATACCAGtataattctatattttttatgtttagatGTTAGTATCATTAagtctgattttgttttttgccataaGCAATAGGGGTTTTGCTTATACGAACACTGATAATGCCTCTATATCTTTGATTAGAAAAATCTTGACTTGAGTGCCTCCTAGTGGTAGTATCAAAAAAGGCACAGTGGCTGAtatacattaaaattaatgtaaagTTAGTTACTAATTAGAAATTAATGGCCATACATAAAATGGTCTAACCAGAATTGAAgctgtaaaaagttttttttttttcaagggaaCTTTGTTGTTGTCATGACTGGagtttttgattaaaatgtggTTTAGcaacactgaatgaaaatgcaGGGTTTACTTGCACTGCAAGATGAAAACAAGTACAATTTTGTCAATAATTGCTTTTCATCTTAGTTTTGTAGTAAACATTGATGTTTCAATTTGCCAGCACTCTTTAATTTGATCTatatttcagtttagttttcatttttaagtgaTATTCTCCTCTTCAGTGCTCCACTGTGCTTATGGCCCTTGAGAGAGCCATTTATTTCTGTTGGTACAAGATAACTGAAATGGCGTGAAGCTTGAATCACCGTTTCATCCATATGGTCAGGGTCCCAAGGGAGAGAACGTTGGCTCCATCACACAGCCTCTACCCAGCAACTACCTGATCTTCAGAGCTGCGTCAGAGTCTGATGGTGAGTCtagtgtgtggttggttgggttGGAACTGTACGCTCTTCCGTATCTAATGAATTATTTTCACAAGCAGAATTTATTGATGGTACTCCTTCCCGTCTCTaaagtgtgtctgtctctccaggCCGATGCTGGATGGATGCCCTGGAGCTGGCTCTCAGCTGCTCCAGTCTCTACAAGTTGACTTCCAAAGCAGGGAGAGAAGGCGATATCAGCACGTATTCAGAGTCCTCCCATATACTCCACCTGCTGCATTCTACCGCACTCACCGACACAGACCTGCTGCAGTAAGTAATATACACTCAGATACAGCTGCATACACTGAAAGTCTCTCAAATATTATTTAACTCCATCTTACACTTATTAGTTGTTGTTATTGGATGATCTGTATTTCTTGTAATCACACTCCAAGTTGTTGCATTTGGCAATTCACTCACAAGACTGTTGGTTTGCTACTAAACACATTTCTGCTGTATACTTTATGTAGATGTCAGATATTCCTAGACGATAGGTCTAAAATATAGTCTCTGTGCTTTCTGGTCATCAACAAAGAATCACAGCTGAAGAAACATGGACTCCCAGAGATGTTGTTTGCTAAATGCAAAACACTGCCCCCCAATGCAGCACACAAGGTTAGCTTTGTTAGCTATGTAGTGCATACCATTCTAGCATTCTACCATTTTGGTTTCCATGTTAAATGATTGCATTTGGAAGAGAGCATGTCAATGTATTTCCCCCATTCTTGAAAagccaaaatccaaaaaattgTCTGAATCTGTAGCCTttgaaaatgctaaataaagttaaaagaaTAAAGCTGCATATGAGAAAAATCAaagtttcacacacaaacacatcaataTAAACATACTCTTTGAGAGCTGGATTCAGGAAACtactttttcaattaaaaaaaaaaaaatctgtaatttatatatacattattcCATGTCTGGTTCTCTCAAGATTGTAACATGAAACCAGATCAGCCTCACATACTTGGGGATTTGAACAGTAAGAGCAGTGAAGAGTATCTAAGCATAAGTTTTGCCATTCTGTGATATCCGTAAAGACAGGGACAGCATGAAGGAAAAATAGATGACCTTGCAATTATTAATCATATTTAAGGCTTGACCATAATGGTTGCCCAATTGTCCCAGGCAACCAAAATGGGCCACTAGACTATGCTGTATTCTTCACCTTTGGTGTAGAATACAAAGTTAAGTTTAAAAGTGGAGTACAATAGCCTCTGCACATTAGACTCCATTTCAAAATGGAAACGcatcaaaataacttttcaacATCCTTAAAAAACCATTGCCCTGCATATGCAATCTCTCTTTAGTATTCCTATGGTCAAATTATTcagtcactgttttattttgcctgGTTAGTGAAGGTGAGCCACATGCATCATTCATGCTAAGTGTAGGCCTACCTTTGTGtctatactgtgtgtgtgacgttaagagagacagagagagtgtttattaatttcattaatgaaaTGAGGTTTAATTGCATAGCAGCAGTATGACTCTTCTCTCTTGCACTGAACAGTGTGAGCATCATGTGATGTTGCCATAGTTTGATCCTCTCATATAATcatcttttttacatttgaacaCTGGATCCAGTGAACTTCTAAAAATCAGCTTTGCTTTGTTGAGTGTATAAAGTAGCACATTGTCCTTTTACTGGACACTGGCTAGAATATTTATTATACTAGCAGGATAGAGGACTCTTTGAGGAGTGTGTAAATGtcttccaaaacattttttatggtGTCATGTTGTCACCTGTCAGGCCCTGATATCCTGTATTGTCTATAAAATATTCAGCTTTATTAGTagagttttaaatgtaaatatagattCTGAAATAGTAGCCTGAGAAGTGACGATGTTCACTGAGAAATCGAACGTGTAAATAGTTTACCATTAAGCAAGGCAGCTAACCCCCATTAGGTGATGGACAGTAGACGACTGTGGCTGTGCCGAACTAGGAACGTGAcccaaaattaattaattgttgtGTAACAAGACTGCTACACAGCTATCAGCAACTTCAAATGTTTAAATAGAATGGTGTATTTAAACAttggtgtgtatgtattttctaTTAATAGCTTTCTATTAATAGCTATTAACTCTATTTATAGGAAATCTTACCCTGTTTTGTATATGCAGTGATTGTATTATTTGtcataaatatgtaatattttttcatttgcttctgcttgtcttttttgcagtgttttttttttttcatgcatcaGTTATCCCAGTTATCATTTTTCCCATTTCTACTTGAATTTGTGGATCGCTGTTTATGTACAATTAAAATCCTACATTAGAAATCCCTTCCTCTCcaccactctcctcctcttatTACCTCCTCCGTTGCTGAACACACCCTCTTACCATCCGTCCCagctctccctcctctcctgctaTTCTCTAAGCCAGTCATAGCAGCTCATATGATCACATGACTGACAGGGGAGCAGGAAGATGGAGTAGAATGTGAACCATACACCACCCAGAAAGAGACGGCAGCAACTCAGCCgttgccaacacacacacacacacacacacacacacacacacacagtctcacacacacacacaaacacacagtctcacacacacacacagtcacacagtcacgCACTAGCACACTGACagaaatatgcacacacattcaggaaGCAGGTGTGCCGGATTCAAGGAAACAACACTGCACCTTTTGGTCAGtagattaaaaacatttcaacccTCATCTGAGAGGAGATAAGGACAGACTGCGTCTGTTTTTCGATTTACTGCTAACATCATTGGTGGTGTTTTGATTCCTGAGGAAGGGTTTGTCTATATGTTGTATGTCTTTGAGGTAAGGAAAGCTACCTCTGTTCCAGGGTTTGGGTTAATAAATAACACTACCGGTTTGGGTATTCACAGAGTGTGCTGAAATGTGATTGTTCAGGTCTGTCGAGCCCTCAGGCATTTTGAAAATTCTCTTCCATTGTTGTTTGGGGCAAATAGGCTGATTCCTTGTTTTCTCTGACCATATTCCCATCTGTGAATGTGGTTTTGAAATCATATGGAACACTAAAATTATCTTACACGGTCACAATGTAATGACTGTATTTGTTTGGACCTAAAGTGTGGAGGATTTGTGAAAGATCTGATTTAAAACCTTTGAGTATGCATATGGTTAAGACCTGCTTTAATTTCTGCTTGTGTGCCTGTCTCTTGGAACGTGTTTTATTGTGATTTGGGACGTGTGCACCCACCAGCGTACACAGATGTCCACTGTCTTGGCTTGTAAAATGGCTGTAGGATTGGAACCATGATGCTCTTTTTTAGCTATTGGTTTCCCCTTCCCGTCGCTCTTTCCTTCTGTCATTCTCGCTTCTCCTTTCtttgaccttttaaaagctgatGTTTGACTTTCTTCACGGTGTTTCTTCACGGTgtttcttcattgttttttactttGCTCTGGTTGTGAAAGTTCTGACAGATGTGAggtctgtttttgatttgtccaaGACTAGAAAATTCCACAGCGTCAAAATGACAATTAAGCAAAAGATGCAGTTTGAATTGGCATTCATCAAtcgcatgtgtgtatgtaaattaCATGACTACGCATACATTATCCTGTTTGTGAACTCTGATTGTAGCCAGTCACATTCAGACCAGGTTAACTGAAGGTGTGAAAtgagggaggatgaggatgaggtgGTGTGCTCTGGTTGTCCTGGAAACAAGACAGGTCAGATTTACTGAATACATCAGGACCCTCCTGGTCATCCAGGTATTTATAGTGGGCAGTCTGTAATGCAGTGGGCATACTCATCATAGCTGTGAAGAGTTGAATGCAAGagaatatgtttttctgtttgtagatTGCCTGTCTGGGGAGGCAGTCATCAAAGCTTTGTTAGCACTGAAGTAAAATTAACCCAGATAATTGTAATGTCATGAGACATTATTCATNNNNNNNNNNNNNNNNNNNNNNNNNNNNNNNNNNNNNNNNNNNNNNNNNNNNNNNNNNNNNNNNNNNNNNNNNNNNNNNNNNNNNNNNNNNNNNNNNNNNNNNNNNNNNNNNNNNNNNNNNNNNNNNNNNNNNNNNNNNNNNNNNNNNNNNNNNNNNNNNNNNNNNNNNNNNNNNNNNNNNNNNNNNNNNNNNNNNNNNNNNNNNNNNNNNNNNNNNNNNNNNNNNNNNNNNNNNNNNNNNNNNNNNNNNNNNNNNNNNNNNNNNNNNNNNNNNNNNNNNNNNNNNNNNNNNNNNNNNNNNNNNNNNNNNNNNNNNNNNNNNNNNNNNNNNNNNNNNNNNNNNNNNNNNNNNNNNNNNNNNNNNNNNNNNNNNNNNNNNNNNNNNNNNNNNNNNNNNNNNNNNNNNNNNNNNNNNNNNNNNNNNNNNNNNNNNNNNNNNNNNNNNNNNNNNNNNNNNNNNNNNNNNNNNNNNNNNNNNNNNNNNNNNNNNNNNNNNNNNNaattatctcagggcactttttcATAGAAACGAGTCTAGACCGTGCTCTTTACAATGTTCACAGAggcccaacattcccccatgagcaaccaattgg from the Xiphias gladius isolate SHS-SW01 ecotype Sanya breed wild chromosome 8, ASM1685928v1, whole genome shotgun sequence genome contains:
- the osbpl5 gene encoding oxysterol-binding protein-related protein 5 isoform X1, whose product is MSAKSEDERGVRMKEENLFHRRFSLCPNATSPPKIDPRTLTRNLSYGGDNDLYNLSPGSETDRNGLSMLSNELSPAQSPGSKSESRMFNGLEKDCPSPTEKLARKESLKVQKQNYRQEKKRAAKELFSALKDPSVVIMSNWLKIRGSLKSWTKLWCALKPGVLLIYKTPKTDQWVGTILLSACKLIERPSKKDGFCFKLYHPLDKSIWAVKGPKGENVGSITQPLPSNYLIFRAASESDGRCWMDALELALSCSSLYKLTSKAGREGDISTYSESSHILHLLHSTALTDTDLLQITAEETWTPRDVVC
- the osbpl5 gene encoding oxysterol-binding protein-related protein 5 isoform X2 — translated: MKEENLFHRRFSLCPNATSPPKIDPRTLTRNLSYGGDNDLYNLSPGSETDRNGLSMLSNELSPAQSPGSKSESRMFNGLEKDCPSPTEKLARKESLKVQKQNYRQEKKRAAKELFSALKDPSVVIMSNWLKIRGSLKSWTKLWCALKPGVLLIYKTPKTDQWVGTILLSACKLIERPSKKDGFCFKLYHPLDKSIWAVKGPKGENVGSITQPLPSNYLIFRAASESDGRCWMDALELALSCSSLYKLTSKAGREGDISTYSESSHILHLLHSTALTDTDLLQITAEETWTPRDVVC
- the osbpl5 gene encoding oxysterol-binding protein-related protein 8 isoform X3, encoding MPPPHPKLTPAPSPGICLMEETTTSTTSAQSESRMFNGLEKDCPSPTEKLARKESLKVQKQNYRQEKKRAAKELFSALKDPSVVIMSNWLKIRGSLKSWTKLWCALKPGVLLIYKTPKTDQWVGTILLSACKLIERPSKKDGFCFKLYHPLDKSIWAVKGPKGENVGSITQPLPSNYLIFRAASESDGRCWMDALELALSCSSLYKLTSKAGREGDISTYSESSHILHLLHSTALTDTDLLQITAEETWTPRDVVC